The Methylomicrobium lacus LW14 genome window below encodes:
- a CDS encoding general stress protein: MPEKHNSAVGLFSNHQDAESAVKELQQSGYDMKKLSVVGKDYHTEENVIGYYNTGDRMATWGKFGLFWGWIWGLLFGSAFLLIPGIGPVMVGGPLVSWILGALETAVVTGGLTALGGALVSIGIPKDSVIRYETALKADKFILIVHGSTQEVEKAKDILIQNKAEEANVH, from the coding sequence ATGCCAGAAAAACACAACTCAGCCGTTGGGCTCTTTAGCAACCACCAGGATGCCGAGAGTGCAGTCAAGGAATTGCAGCAGTCCGGCTACGATATGAAAAAACTTTCCGTCGTAGGGAAGGACTATCACACCGAAGAAAATGTTATCGGATACTACAACACCGGCGATCGCATGGCAACGTGGGGGAAGTTCGGCCTGTTTTGGGGTTGGATTTGGGGGCTCCTTTTCGGCTCCGCATTCTTACTCATCCCGGGGATAGGTCCAGTTATGGTTGGCGGCCCGTTGGTAAGCTGGATACTCGGTGCGCTTGAAACTGCTGTCGTCACCGGTGGCCTCACGGCACTCGGCGGTGCACTTGTAAGCATTGGAATCCCTAAAGACAGTGTCATTCGCTACGAAACTGCGCTGAAGGCTGACAAATTCATTCTCATTGTCCATGGAAGTACACAGGAAGTCGAAAAGGCAAAGGACATCCTGATCCAAAATAAAGCCGAAGAGGCAAACGTGCATTAA
- a CDS encoding glucoamylase family protein: protein MSSKKLTTDAELEMLQLKSFSYFLHETNPDNGLVIDKTEANWPASIAATGFALAAYPVAVEHGFMSRAAAVERTLTTLRFFWNSPQGPEPDATGYKGFYYHFLDMRTGRRAWQCELSTVDSAFLLAGALTAGVYFDADTANEHEIRTLADALYCRADWQWAQDGGATVTHGWKPESGFLKYRWEGYDEAMLLYILGLGSPAHPLPGNCYVAWTSTYRWEHCYGYDYLYAGPLFTHQLSHIWIDFRGIQDAFMRVKGIDYFENSRRATYVQQRYAMDNPLKFEGYGGCCWGITASDGPGPDTIKVGGIERQFFGYLGRGVPYGPDDGTLAPWAVVASLPFAPEIVLPTLDYCIHQVKLTTSNPYGFKATFNPTHPVKSSNPYGWVSPWHYGLNQGPIVLMIENYRTGLLWRLMRACPYVVSGLQRAGFGGGWL from the coding sequence ATGAGCAGCAAGAAATTAACCACTGACGCTGAGTTGGAAATGCTTCAGCTCAAATCATTCAGCTACTTTCTGCATGAGACGAATCCGGACAACGGACTGGTGATCGACAAGACTGAAGCGAATTGGCCTGCCAGTATTGCCGCTACCGGCTTTGCGTTGGCTGCTTATCCGGTGGCTGTCGAGCACGGTTTTATGTCGCGTGCTGCAGCAGTAGAACGAACGCTGACTACGCTGCGGTTTTTCTGGAACAGTCCGCAAGGTCCCGAACCCGACGCCACCGGCTATAAGGGCTTTTATTATCATTTTCTCGACATGCGGACTGGTCGGCGTGCGTGGCAATGCGAACTGTCAACGGTAGATAGCGCTTTTCTGCTGGCGGGCGCATTGACGGCGGGAGTGTATTTTGACGCGGATACGGCCAACGAGCATGAAATCCGCACCCTCGCCGACGCGCTCTACTGCCGTGCGGATTGGCAGTGGGCGCAAGACGGCGGTGCAACGGTTACGCACGGCTGGAAGCCCGAAAGCGGATTTCTAAAATACCGATGGGAAGGCTACGATGAGGCGATGTTGCTGTATATTCTGGGGCTGGGCTCGCCCGCTCATCCGCTACCCGGGAACTGCTACGTTGCATGGACTTCGACTTACAGGTGGGAACATTGTTACGGATATGACTATCTTTACGCCGGGCCGCTATTCACGCACCAGCTCTCACATATCTGGATTGATTTTCGCGGCATTCAGGACGCGTTCATGCGCGTTAAGGGCATCGACTATTTCGAGAACAGCCGCCGCGCCACTTATGTACAGCAAAGGTACGCGATGGACAATCCGCTCAAGTTTGAAGGCTATGGCGGGTGTTGCTGGGGGATCACTGCAAGCGACGGCCCCGGCCCTGACACGATTAAAGTGGGCGGCATCGAGCGCCAATTCTTCGGTTACCTGGGGCGCGGTGTGCCCTACGGACCCGATGACGGCACCCTCGCGCCGTGGGCAGTGGTGGCGTCTCTGCCGTTCGCGCCCGAGATTGTGCTGCCTACATTGGACTATTGCATCCATCAGGTTAAATTAACAACGTCCAACCCCTACGGCTTCAAAGCGACTTTTAACCCGACCCATCCGGTAAAATCCAGCAATCCCTATGGCTGGGTATCACCTTGGCATTACGGACTTAATCAAGGGCCGATTGTTTTGATGATCGAAAACTATCGTACCGGCTTATTGTGGCGATTGATGCGAGCCTGCCCTTACGTCGTCAGCGGCTTACAACGAGCGGGTTTCGGCGGAGGTTGGCTATGA
- a CDS encoding DUF1840 domain-containing protein produces MLVTFTTNAYADITLFGDVALSLLKMMGHSATVPGAILAADVPAALSRLTAAIKAEKASSLVEDKDADEPIVSMANRALPLINLLAAAAKADSEVMWK; encoded by the coding sequence ATGCTTGTGACGTTTACGACCAATGCCTATGCCGACATCACCCTATTCGGGGATGTCGCGCTTTCTTTGCTGAAAATGATGGGACACAGTGCAACCGTGCCCGGTGCGATTCTGGCGGCAGATGTCCCTGCGGCCCTGAGTCGGTTAACAGCCGCTATCAAGGCAGAAAAAGCCTCCTCGCTAGTTGAGGACAAGGATGCGGATGAGCCGATCGTGAGCATGGCTAATCGAGCGCTGCCGCTCATTAATCTTCTTGCTGCCGCAGCAAAGGCAGACTCTGAGGTAATGTGGAAATGA
- the tkt gene encoding transketolase, which produces MRYDPEDPNWPNRDRFVLSADHASMLLYSLLYLCEVKAMNPSYKQVGGLAVTLDDIKRFRQAGSRCTGHPEYGWTSGVETTTGPLGQGAATSVGMAIAERWLAATYNRPGYELFEHKVYALCSDGDMMEGISSEAASLAGHLQLANLCWIYDDNHISIEGSTRITFTEDVAARFLGYGWNVTRVADANDLELLTRSYNTFLDTHDRPTLLIVQSHIGYGAPHKQDTREAHGEPLGAEEVRLAKEFYGWDPDAQFYVPDGVPAHFREQLGRRGVTAHAAWEKLFAAYRIHYPELAEQIDCMQRRDLPESWDSALPTFPANTKGMATRDSSGKVLNAIAEKMPWLLGGAADLDPSTKTHLSFESAGDFQAPGEAGDYRGRNFHYGVREHAMCAISNGLSLSNLRPYTASFLIFTDYCRGALRLGAMMEIPVITIWTHDSISMGEDGPTHQPVEQLASLRAMPGMMVVRPADANEVVEAWRVIMQLKDRPVCLVLTRQAVATLDRTRYAPASGVARGAYVLADALNHNPDVLLLATGSEVALCIAAYEQLKAEGINARVISMPSWELFESQSQEYRDSVLPPEITARVAVEAASSFGWERYTGFGGTILGLDTFGLSAPMKVVAQHFGFEPAHVVAAAKEQLMRHVLSSEMRLS; this is translated from the coding sequence CTGCGCTACGACCCGGAGGACCCCAACTGGCCGAACCGCGACCGCTTCGTGCTATCGGCCGATCACGCGTCGATGCTGCTGTATAGCCTGCTTTATCTGTGCGAGGTCAAGGCGATGAACCCAAGCTATAAACAGGTCGGCGGTCTGGCCGTAACGCTCGACGACATCAAGCGTTTTCGCCAGGCTGGCAGCCGGTGTACCGGCCACCCCGAGTACGGATGGACCTCCGGCGTGGAGACCACCACCGGGCCGCTTGGGCAAGGCGCGGCGACCAGCGTCGGCATGGCCATCGCGGAACGTTGGCTGGCGGCCACCTATAACCGTCCCGGTTATGAGCTGTTCGAGCATAAGGTGTATGCCTTGTGCAGCGACGGCGACATGATGGAAGGGATCAGCAGCGAGGCGGCATCCCTGGCAGGCCACCTCCAGCTCGCCAACCTGTGCTGGATTTACGACGATAACCATATCAGCATCGAGGGCTCAACCCGCATCACGTTCACCGAGGATGTGGCGGCGCGCTTTCTCGGCTACGGCTGGAATGTCACGCGCGTAGCCGATGCCAACGATCTGGAGCTATTGACGCGCAGCTATAACACTTTTCTCGATACCCATGATCGTCCCACCCTGCTCATCGTGCAGAGCCACATCGGCTATGGCGCCCCGCACAAACAGGATACGCGAGAAGCTCACGGCGAGCCGCTCGGCGCTGAAGAAGTCCGACTGGCGAAGGAGTTCTATGGCTGGGATCCCGACGCCCAGTTCTATGTGCCTGACGGCGTCCCGGCGCATTTCCGGGAACAACTTGGCCGTCGCGGCGTAACGGCTCATGCCGCCTGGGAGAAACTGTTCGCTGCCTATCGCATACACTACCCGGAGCTCGCCGAACAGATAGATTGTATGCAGCGCCGTGACTTGCCCGAAAGCTGGGATAGCGCTCTACCGACCTTTCCGGCAAATACGAAGGGCATGGCGACGCGTGATTCGTCGGGCAAAGTGCTGAACGCCATCGCCGAAAAAATGCCGTGGCTGCTGGGCGGTGCGGCAGACCTGGATCCGTCAACAAAAACCCACTTGAGCTTCGAGTCTGCCGGTGATTTTCAGGCGCCGGGTGAAGCCGGCGATTACCGTGGACGCAATTTCCACTACGGCGTGCGCGAGCACGCGATGTGTGCCATCAGCAACGGACTCAGCCTGTCGAATCTGCGGCCTTATACCGCCAGTTTCCTGATTTTCACCGACTACTGCCGTGGTGCGCTGAGGCTTGGCGCGATGATGGAGATTCCTGTCATCACCATCTGGACGCATGATTCGATCAGCATGGGTGAAGACGGGCCCACTCATCAGCCCGTCGAACAACTCGCATCTTTGCGCGCAATGCCCGGCATGATGGTAGTGCGCCCGGCCGACGCGAACGAGGTGGTCGAGGCCTGGCGGGTAATCATGCAACTTAAGGATCGTCCTGTTTGCCTGGTGTTGACGCGACAGGCGGTGGCGACGCTTGACCGCACCCGATACGCGCCAGCGAGTGGCGTGGCGCGTGGCGCCTACGTGCTCGCCGACGCCCTGAACCATAATCCTGACGTACTGTTGCTGGCGACCGGCAGCGAAGTTGCGCTGTGCATTGCGGCATATGAGCAACTGAAAGCAGAGGGAATCAATGCGCGCGTGATCAGCATGCCGTCGTGGGAACTGTTCGAGAGCCAAAGCCAGGAATATCGCGACAGCGTACTGCCGCCGGAGATAACCGCGCGCGTTGCCGTCGAAGCGGCGTCCAGCTTCGGCTGGGAGCGCTATACCGGCTTCGGTGGAACCATCCTTGGCCTGGATACCTTCGGACTGTCCGCACCGATGAAGGTTGTAGCACAGCACTTCGGGTTCGAGCCTGCTCACGTTGTTGCTGCAGCCAAGGAACAATTGATGCGTCACGTTTTAAGCAGTGAGATGAGGCTGTCCTGA
- a CDS encoding transaldolase family protein — MWASTGTKDPAASDTLYIQVLAAPDTINTMPEKTLLAFAEHGEVKNALPDDGGDAEMLLAEFARAGVDDTALAGQLQRESAQSFAKSWRDLMDCIASKSAVLTQIHPNGIKP; from the coding sequence CTGTGGGCCAGTACCGGCACCAAGGATCCAGCAGCCTCAGATACCCTTTACATTCAAGTGCTCGCGGCTCCGGATACCATCAACACCATGCCCGAGAAGACGCTTCTTGCCTTCGCTGAGCACGGTGAAGTGAAAAACGCCTTGCCGGATGATGGTGGTGATGCCGAAATGCTGCTCGCCGAGTTTGCGAGGGCAGGTGTGGACGATACGGCGCTTGCCGGCCAACTCCAGCGAGAGAGCGCGCAATCTTTCGCAAAATCATGGCGCGATCTGATGGACTGCATTGCGTCAAAAAGCGCCGTACTTACGCAGATCCATCCAAATGGAATAAAGCCATGA
- a CDS encoding transaldolase family protein, whose amino-acid sequence MKATQQLHDLGQSLWLDNITRGLLTSGTLGHYISELSLTGLTSNPTIFDQAIRNADFYDADIRKKALADKSGEALFFELALEDLTQAADLFRPVHDATGEVDGWVSLEVSPLLAETGRCRRKAATPAVGQYRHQGSSSLRYPLHSSARGSGYHQHHAREDASCLR is encoded by the coding sequence ATGAAAGCCACACAACAACTGCACGATCTCGGTCAAAGCCTCTGGCTCGACAACATCACGCGCGGGCTGCTGACGAGCGGTACGCTGGGCCACTATATCAGCGAGCTTTCTTTGACGGGACTGACCTCTAACCCCACGATCTTCGATCAAGCCATCAGGAATGCCGACTTTTACGACGCAGACATTCGTAAGAAAGCACTTGCCGACAAGTCAGGCGAAGCACTCTTTTTCGAGCTGGCATTGGAAGACCTGACCCAGGCAGCCGATCTCTTTCGTCCGGTCCACGACGCCACCGGCGAAGTTGACGGCTGGGTATCGCTGGAGGTGTCGCCCTTATTGGCAGAAACTGGCCGATGCCGGCGCAAGGCCGCAACGCCTGCTGTGGGCCAGTACCGGCACCAAGGATCCAGCAGCCTCAGATACCCTTTACATTCAAGTGCTCGCGGCTCCGGATACCATCAACACCATGCCCGAGAAGACGCTTCTTGCCTTCGCTGA
- a CDS encoding HAD family hydrolase, whose protein sequence is MTAANEVVFLLDIDNTLLDNDRIVADLGDHLAYEFGEESRDRYWKIFEALRIELGYADYLGALQRYRVGAMNDPRLLLMSAFLVDYPFAERLYPGALDVIAYLRRWGTTVILSDGDVVFQPRKAQRSGLWDAVEGRVLIYLHKEQMLDDVEQRYPARHYVMVDDKLRILAAMKKIWGDRLTTLFPRQGHYALDPGNIAAYPPADITIEHIGDLIDYDFSTLLGIPKADST, encoded by the coding sequence ATGACAGCAGCAAACGAAGTGGTGTTCCTGCTGGACATTGACAACACCCTGCTCGATAACGACCGCATCGTAGCCGATCTGGGCGACCATCTTGCATATGAATTTGGCGAAGAGAGCCGGGACAGATATTGGAAGATTTTCGAAGCGCTACGTATTGAACTGGGCTATGCGGACTATCTGGGCGCCTTGCAACGCTATCGTGTTGGTGCCATGAATGATCCGCGGTTGCTGCTGATGTCTGCATTTTTAGTGGACTATCCTTTTGCAGAGCGCTTGTACCCTGGCGCGCTCGACGTCATCGCATATCTCCGCCGTTGGGGAACAACGGTGATTCTGTCGGATGGTGACGTGGTGTTCCAGCCGCGCAAGGCACAACGATCGGGATTGTGGGATGCGGTCGAAGGCCGGGTGCTTATCTACCTGCACAAAGAGCAAATGCTAGATGACGTCGAGCAGCGTTACCCGGCTCGACATTACGTCATGGTGGACGACAAGCTGCGCATTCTGGCGGCAATGAAAAAGATCTGGGGAGATCGTCTGACGACCCTATTCCCTCGCCAGGGCCACTACGCGCTCGACCCAGGGAATATCGCCGCCTATCCGCCAGCTGATATAACGATTGAACATATCGGCGACCTGATCGATTACGATTTTTCCACCTTGCTCGGCATCCCCAAAGCCGACAGCACATAA
- the zwf gene encoding glucose-6-phosphate dehydrogenase gives MHNNYKRTTSADALVIFGVTGDLAHKMIFPALYAMAKRGALNVPVVGVASSKWNLAQVRQQATDSIKQAGKIDDRNAFDHLLSKLQYVGGDYNDPDTFKALKQTLGDARHPAHYLAIPPALFATVIKGLGAVGLANQARVIVEKPFGRDLASTRELNRTALSVFVEDSIFRIDHYLGKEAIMNILYFRFANSFLEPIWNRNCVASVQITLCEDFGVKGRGAFYESVGCLRDVIQNHLFQIVALLAMEPPAYQGFGAVHSEKAKVFQAIRPLHPEDVVRGQYSGYRKEQGVAKGSDVETFCALRLFIDSWRWEGVPWYLRSGKCLAATAAEVLVELKRPPQRLFDDSAPVVGRPNYLRFRLSPNSAVAIAARVKRAGKEFVGDQRELYLLDEQPGQETPYERLLEDAMAGDGALFIREDAVEAAWAVVDPVLSDHHKAHRYKPGSWGPKQADALIAADGSWHNPIPVEKTT, from the coding sequence ATGCACAATAACTATAAGCGCACGACGTCGGCTGATGCATTGGTGATCTTCGGCGTGACTGGCGACCTCGCCCACAAGATGATCTTTCCGGCACTCTATGCGATGGCCAAGCGTGGCGCCCTCAATGTCCCGGTGGTAGGCGTCGCCTCCTCGAAATGGAACCTGGCGCAAGTGCGCCAGCAGGCGACGGACAGTATCAAGCAAGCCGGCAAGATTGATGACCGGAACGCCTTCGACCACCTGCTTTCCAAGCTCCAGTATGTGGGCGGTGATTACAACGACCCGGACACGTTCAAAGCGCTCAAACAGACGCTGGGCGATGCCCGACACCCGGCGCATTATCTTGCGATTCCACCCGCGCTGTTCGCGACGGTTATCAAAGGGCTAGGGGCTGTGGGGTTAGCCAATCAGGCGCGTGTCATCGTTGAAAAGCCGTTCGGGCGCGACCTGGCCTCGACTCGGGAGCTCAACCGCACGGCGCTGTCGGTGTTCGTGGAAGATTCGATCTTCCGCATCGACCACTATCTCGGGAAGGAGGCGATTATGAATATCCTCTATTTCCGTTTTGCCAATTCGTTTCTTGAACCGATCTGGAACCGTAACTGCGTGGCCAGCGTGCAGATTACGCTGTGCGAGGATTTCGGCGTAAAAGGCCGCGGCGCATTTTACGAAAGTGTCGGATGTTTGCGCGACGTCATCCAGAACCACCTGTTCCAGATCGTCGCGCTGCTTGCCATGGAACCGCCTGCCTATCAGGGATTTGGCGCCGTCCACAGCGAAAAAGCCAAAGTGTTCCAGGCCATACGGCCTCTGCACCCTGAAGACGTGGTGCGCGGCCAGTACTCAGGCTACCGGAAAGAGCAGGGCGTGGCTAAGGGGTCGGATGTCGAGACGTTCTGCGCCCTGCGGCTTTTTATCGATTCGTGGCGCTGGGAGGGTGTGCCATGGTACCTGCGTTCCGGCAAATGTCTGGCTGCAACAGCAGCCGAGGTTTTGGTGGAGTTAAAGCGGCCACCGCAAAGGCTGTTCGACGATTCGGCGCCGGTGGTCGGTCGGCCCAATTATCTGCGTTTTCGACTCTCTCCCAACTCCGCAGTTGCCATCGCCGCGCGTGTCAAGCGTGCAGGCAAGGAATTCGTCGGCGACCAGCGTGAGCTCTACTTGCTGGATGAACAGCCGGGACAGGAAACACCCTACGAGCGACTTTTGGAAGACGCCATGGCTGGCGACGGAGCGCTCTTTATTCGTGAGGATGCGGTAGAGGCCGCCTGGGCTGTAGTCGATCCAGTGCTTAGTGATCACCACAAGGCTCACCGCTACAAGCCCGGCAGTTGGGGGCCGAAACAAGCTGATGCGCTCATTGCGGCAGATGGAAGTTGGCACAATCCCATACCGGTTGAGAAGACAACATGA